In Terriglobus sp. TAA 43, a single window of DNA contains:
- a CDS encoding polysaccharide deacetylase family protein, giving the protein MNTPIDTEDSQMRVVAYHEIHDVTVNDVYCITPELFLQHLWTMRDAARDTLESLVITFDDGHYSNFQFAAPILESTALRGLFFLPSTWIGNRREFMSWDDVRNLASRGHRIGSHSATHAFLPSCSAAAMYEELAGSRHTLEDRLGAPVTSISMPGGRWNEMVLRACALAGYETVYTSEPGFYRPAMDTEQFRTPAVIGRFAVQRRTSLRAISGYAGGDWRTVRRIHSMYQARNGVKRLLGDDAYQKLWSHLFRATPN; this is encoded by the coding sequence CGTGTACTGCATTACTCCTGAGCTTTTCCTGCAACATCTGTGGACCATGCGTGATGCTGCCCGCGATACGCTCGAGTCCCTGGTGATCACATTCGACGATGGACACTATTCCAATTTCCAATTCGCAGCGCCGATTTTGGAATCCACCGCGCTTCGTGGCCTTTTCTTCCTACCAAGTACATGGATCGGCAATCGTCGCGAATTCATGAGCTGGGATGATGTTCGAAACCTGGCATCCAGAGGGCACAGGATTGGATCGCACAGCGCTACGCACGCCTTTCTTCCGTCCTGCAGCGCAGCCGCGATGTACGAAGAGTTAGCGGGGTCGCGCCACACACTCGAAGATCGATTGGGCGCACCCGTTACATCGATTTCCATGCCAGGTGGCAGGTGGAATGAAATGGTGCTGAGAGCGTGCGCTTTAGCCGGCTACGAAACGGTGTATACGTCGGAGCCTGGGTTCTATCGGCCTGCAATGGACACCGAGCAGTTCCGGACGCCTGCCGTCATCGGGCGGTTTGCCGTACAGCGCCGAACCAGCTTACGAGCTATTAGCGGCTATGCGGGTGGTGACTGGAGGACCGTGCGAAGGATCCACTCCATGTATCAGGCACGCAACGGCGTGAAGCGTCTGCTTGGCGATGACGCTTACCAGAAGCTTTGGTCACACTTGTTCCGAGCTACACCAAATTAG
- a CDS encoding glycosyltransferase family 4 protein — protein MINLLTSSLNQAGEQVYLGLFNADSASCAQVVREADQKEIPVWGLRCRGRWDWRAVHDLANFLKINQIDVLHTHGYKANIYGFLAARLAGCKIVATCHNWTKRTSALQKYAALDQLFLRWFDTVIAVSQGIVTELRHNKVRRIRMIANGIDVAKYQASGNHSGHNQPLVIGCLSRLSKEKGVDVLLWALPRILDQYPSLHCFVAGEGPERAHLEALAVKLGVANSFHMPGFCDDTADFLKLCTVAVQPSRMEAMPLAILEAMAAGKAIVASAVGEIPRLLEDGHAGLLVPPDSPEKLADAVLTLLKDEALRQSVERRAAQKAAAQFDVATMTAEYQKVYRTVASSHHHQRNLAHADRMDMKA, from the coding sequence ATGATCAACCTCTTGACCAGCTCGCTGAATCAAGCGGGAGAACAGGTCTATCTCGGCTTGTTCAATGCAGACTCGGCATCGTGTGCGCAGGTCGTTCGCGAAGCTGACCAGAAGGAAATACCGGTCTGGGGACTGCGTTGCCGCGGACGCTGGGACTGGCGCGCGGTTCATGACCTGGCCAACTTTCTGAAGATCAACCAGATTGACGTCCTGCATACACACGGCTACAAGGCCAATATCTATGGTTTCCTCGCTGCGAGACTCGCGGGATGCAAGATTGTTGCCACGTGTCACAACTGGACGAAACGTACTTCCGCACTTCAAAAATATGCGGCACTGGATCAGCTTTTTTTGCGATGGTTCGACACTGTTATCGCAGTCTCGCAGGGCATCGTAACTGAGCTTCGTCATAACAAGGTGCGGCGTATTCGCATGATTGCCAACGGCATCGATGTAGCGAAGTACCAGGCCTCAGGTAATCATTCCGGACACAATCAGCCTCTTGTCATCGGTTGCCTTTCGCGTCTTTCCAAGGAAAAAGGCGTGGATGTCTTGCTCTGGGCATTACCGAGGATCCTGGACCAATATCCGAGCCTGCATTGCTTTGTCGCAGGTGAAGGGCCGGAGCGAGCCCATTTAGAAGCCTTGGCCGTTAAGTTAGGCGTTGCCAACTCGTTTCACATGCCAGGCTTTTGCGATGACACGGCAGACTTCTTAAAGCTATGCACCGTCGCGGTCCAGCCATCGCGCATGGAGGCCATGCCTTTGGCCATTCTGGAGGCAATGGCTGCGGGCAAGGCGATCGTCGCTTCCGCAGTTGGTGAGATCCCTCGCCTGCTCGAAGACGGACATGCGGGACTGCTTGTGCCACCAGACAGTCCGGAGAAACTCGCAGATGCGGTCCTTACGCTGTTAAAGGACGAAGCTCTGCGGCAGAGCGTGGAGCGCAGAGCTGCACAAAAGGCCGCCGCGCAATTCGACGTCGCGACGATGACTGCGGAATACCAGAAGGTCTACCGCACAGTGGCTTCCAGCCACCATCATCAACGAAACCTGGCACATGCCGACCGTATGGATATGAAGGCATGA
- a CDS encoding glycosyltransferase family 4 protein: MSSPSGSNVAGNDRGWNIWLSDAFCFTPWYSAALVKALMNTGASVRFIATDVAGEPAYFRSQGIAPNPGPFSFPYASKLPSPARKAARLFAAMTNAAALRRQLKDASATRPDVLHLQQLPALNHGIHDDFRTIACAQGLGIPVVHTVHNLLPHDSGDKLRATYQRLYSSVNRLICHSPDVAERLTKEFGVNAHNISVIPHGPLFEAPGETLNDRRRARTSLNIEHDRPVVLWQGVMAPYKGLDLLLQAWERCVSLWPNTATKPLLLIAGTGPATEATQVNAAAKQHPDTIRSEIRYITTAELPLFFQASDALVYPYRAITTSGALLTGLTYRKPIIASDLPPFRQFLRHKENALLVSPGDVDSLTEALQTLLLGLNSGGETNSLYRTLAAGSAQNQGLYTSWDRIAKQTLSVYRELVPNL; this comes from the coding sequence ATGTCATCACCATCCGGATCAAATGTTGCGGGAAATGATCGCGGATGGAACATTTGGCTCTCTGACGCATTCTGCTTTACCCCCTGGTACAGCGCAGCGCTCGTGAAAGCGCTCATGAATACCGGGGCATCCGTACGCTTTATCGCTACGGATGTCGCTGGCGAGCCAGCGTACTTTCGATCCCAGGGAATCGCCCCGAATCCTGGCCCGTTTTCCTTTCCGTATGCGAGCAAGCTGCCTTCGCCAGCCAGAAAGGCGGCGCGGCTTTTCGCGGCGATGACGAACGCGGCAGCTCTGCGACGGCAGTTAAAGGATGCCTCTGCAACACGTCCCGATGTGCTGCATCTCCAACAATTGCCTGCACTGAACCATGGAATCCATGATGACTTTCGCACTATCGCGTGCGCGCAGGGTCTCGGCATACCAGTCGTGCACACGGTGCACAATCTGCTGCCACACGACAGCGGAGACAAACTGCGAGCCACCTATCAACGACTCTACTCAAGCGTGAATCGACTCATCTGCCACTCCCCCGATGTGGCAGAGCGATTAACAAAAGAATTCGGAGTCAACGCTCACAACATCTCCGTCATTCCGCACGGCCCATTGTTTGAAGCTCCAGGCGAAACCTTGAATGATCGGCGTCGCGCGCGAACCAGCCTGAACATTGAACACGACCGTCCGGTAGTTCTCTGGCAAGGAGTGATGGCTCCGTACAAGGGACTGGATCTGCTGCTGCAGGCATGGGAACGATGCGTGTCGCTGTGGCCGAACACTGCGACCAAGCCATTGCTATTGATTGCCGGGACGGGTCCAGCAACGGAAGCGACTCAGGTGAACGCAGCTGCGAAACAGCACCCCGACACCATTCGCAGCGAGATTCGTTACATCACAACCGCCGAGTTGCCGCTCTTTTTTCAGGCGTCAGATGCTCTCGTCTATCCCTATCGGGCGATCACGACAAGCGGTGCACTTCTTACCGGGTTGACCTACCGAAAACCCATCATCGCATCCGATCTGCCGCCGTTCCGTCAATTCCTCCGGCATAAAGAAAACGCGCTTCTGGTTTCACCGGGCGACGTGGACTCCCTGACCGAAGCGCTCCAAACCCTTCTGTTGGGCCTGAATAGCGGTGGAGAAACCAACTCCTTATATCGAACATTGGCTGCTGGATCTGCACAAAATCAGGGGCTCTACACAAGCTGGGACAGAATCGCAAAACAGACACTTTCCGTCTATCGGGAACTAGTGCCAAACCTATGA
- a CDS encoding polysaccharide biosynthesis/export family protein gives MDSMRKTIWSALRIPLLLLCTVCCSGQQATANVTKSAVSTSGLPDTRSSAATTAYTIGSGDVLNVQVWKEKELSQVVVVRPDGKISLPLLGDLQVIGKEPSQVEEMVQSRLQSMVVEPRVTVTVTEIHSRMVYITGEIARPGAYPLNTPITVLQLIAQAGGLTEFASKKKIQVIRANNKRDQQLLNYKAMTQSKDGRSDVILNPGDTVVIP, from the coding sequence ATGGATTCGATGCGGAAAACAATATGGAGCGCACTACGTATACCGCTGCTCCTGCTCTGCACAGTTTGCTGCAGCGGCCAGCAGGCCACGGCGAATGTGACGAAGTCGGCGGTGTCGACCTCAGGATTGCCGGACACTCGTTCTTCAGCAGCAACCACTGCATACACCATCGGCAGCGGTGATGTGTTGAACGTGCAGGTATGGAAAGAGAAGGAACTCAGCCAGGTCGTTGTCGTTCGTCCTGACGGCAAGATCTCCCTTCCCCTTTTGGGCGACCTTCAGGTCATCGGCAAAGAGCCATCGCAGGTTGAAGAGATGGTTCAGAGCCGTCTCCAGTCCATGGTGGTTGAACCGCGCGTGACGGTCACAGTTACTGAGATCCACAGCCGCATGGTCTATATCACGGGCGAAATAGCTCGTCCCGGTGCATACCCACTCAATACGCCCATCACAGTGCTGCAGCTGATTGCACAGGCAGGCGGCCTTACAGAGTTTGCTTCGAAAAAGAAGATTCAGGTGATCCGCGCAAACAATAAGCGCGATCAACAACTCCTGAACTACAAAGCCATGACGCAATCCAAAGATGGCCGCAGCGACGTGATTTTGAATCCCGGTGACACAGTGGTGATCCCATGA
- a CDS encoding Wzz/FepE/Etk N-terminal domain-containing protein codes for MADERKASPLAAVYTLLSAIRYRYRLIIFVAVVVLAAGVTYVMSMPDVYQASTQILVNPQRVSDKYVNSIATMDASERLNTLSQQILSSSRLETIMDELHLFPKLREKVSRDELIARMRKNIGIELKHNAEGLSAFTLSYTGESAQEVSTVANRLAASFISWNLKDREQEAKATTTFLANELSTTKSQLDDLEEQLRSYKMKHLGELPDQLDANMQTLSRLQVELQANTEAQSRLDHEALLTSSLPDTSPQRSSAPVTSSSMRQKLTSDRYAAQTDLAELHKHYTDSFPDVGRKEAEIRALDAQIAALPSDPAPSATATADSATSANPRLQLIHRDRNRLQDEQRKIQSSIGRYQSRIDSAPVHEQEISQLLRDYGTARDHYRALLEKTYSAQMAAQLEQEQQSGNFTMLDQARVPDAPIGPKRIPLLLGAFFFAIAAGIGIALLAETLDNTVKSENELRDCLPEIPLLGTTPGMQTVPTIRRSLPQARFLLGGQ; via the coding sequence ATGGCCGATGAGCGCAAAGCATCACCACTCGCTGCGGTTTACACGCTACTGAGTGCAATTCGTTATCGCTATCGACTCATCATCTTCGTCGCCGTCGTCGTATTGGCGGCAGGAGTGACCTATGTGATGAGCATGCCCGATGTCTACCAGGCTTCCACACAGATTCTGGTGAACCCGCAGCGTGTTTCGGATAAGTACGTGAACAGTATCGCGACCATGGATGCCAGTGAACGCCTGAATACTTTGAGCCAGCAGATTCTCAGTTCATCGCGTCTGGAAACCATCATGGATGAACTTCACCTCTTCCCCAAACTAAGGGAGAAGGTGAGCCGCGACGAACTGATCGCGCGCATGCGGAAGAACATCGGCATTGAGCTGAAACACAACGCGGAAGGCCTGAGCGCATTCACACTCAGCTATACCGGTGAGTCCGCACAAGAAGTATCGACAGTTGCGAATCGTCTTGCTGCATCCTTCATATCGTGGAACCTCAAAGACCGCGAGCAGGAAGCAAAAGCTACGACAACATTTCTCGCCAATGAGTTATCGACAACGAAGTCTCAGTTAGATGACCTTGAGGAGCAGCTCCGTAGTTACAAGATGAAGCACCTCGGAGAGCTTCCTGATCAGCTTGATGCAAACATGCAGACGCTGTCCCGCCTCCAAGTGGAACTGCAAGCAAACACAGAAGCACAGAGCCGTCTCGATCACGAAGCGCTCCTCACTTCCTCGTTGCCAGACACAAGCCCCCAGCGCTCCTCCGCTCCGGTTACGTCGTCATCGATGCGTCAGAAGCTTACATCGGACAGATACGCAGCGCAGACGGACCTGGCTGAACTGCACAAGCACTACACGGATAGCTTCCCTGATGTAGGCCGCAAAGAAGCTGAGATTCGCGCTCTCGACGCGCAAATCGCTGCGTTGCCATCCGATCCCGCTCCATCGGCAACCGCAACCGCCGATTCAGCAACCAGTGCCAATCCTCGGTTACAACTGATCCATCGCGACCGCAACCGGCTGCAGGACGAACAGCGCAAGATTCAGAGCTCCATCGGCCGCTATCAGTCCAGGATCGACTCTGCACCCGTGCACGAACAAGAGATCTCGCAGCTCCTTCGCGACTACGGTACTGCGCGCGATCACTACCGGGCACTTCTGGAGAAAACCTACTCCGCACAAATGGCCGCGCAGCTCGAACAGGAACAGCAGAGTGGAAACTTCACCATGCTGGACCAGGCGCGTGTTCCCGACGCTCCAATCGGGCCGAAGCGTATTCCCTTGCTTCTAGGCGCCTTTTTCTTCGCGATCGCTGCGGGAATTGGAATAGCGCTCCTCGCTGAAACCCTCGATAACACTGTCAAGTCGGAAAACGAACTACGGGATTGTCTGCCTGAAATTCCTTTGCTGGGAACCACACCGGGAATGCAAACCGTTCCCACGATCCGCAGGAGCCTTCCACAAGCGCGCTTTCTGCTGGGAGGTCAATAA
- a CDS encoding CpsD/CapB family tyrosine-protein kinase, producing the protein MISLSLKHESVTHTRRELKLIDEAEIAQLSQEYIHVDDEEYLDSIPLLEGDGADSTQQYSVFHIDPYGTAAEQFRLMQRRLSNLRPAGGSVLLTSPGIGDGKTTNANNLAWALAEAGHSTLLLELDLRRPALHRYLPENPPYDLNDVLLGDVSGHAAVRRLHELPLFYLGVDKPAARPIRLLRSKKLTELIRWANQTFSWVVIDGPPVVGVSDVEEILPKVDLALMVVRERGTPRAMLERAAERMGERLNFVIYNDALLSDSYGQK; encoded by the coding sequence ATGATTTCGCTGTCCCTCAAGCATGAATCTGTGACGCACACACGTCGCGAATTGAAGTTAATCGACGAAGCCGAGATTGCTCAGCTATCGCAGGAGTATATCCACGTCGATGATGAAGAATATCTGGATAGTATTCCCCTGTTGGAGGGCGACGGAGCCGACAGCACACAGCAGTATTCCGTATTTCACATCGATCCATACGGGACGGCCGCAGAGCAGTTTCGCTTGATGCAGCGCCGTCTAAGCAACCTGCGCCCTGCAGGCGGAAGCGTGTTACTTACCAGCCCGGGAATCGGCGACGGTAAGACCACGAATGCAAACAATCTTGCATGGGCCCTCGCGGAAGCGGGGCACAGCACGTTGTTATTGGAGCTCGATCTTCGCCGTCCTGCATTGCACCGTTACCTTCCAGAGAATCCCCCGTACGATTTGAACGATGTTTTGCTGGGCGATGTCTCTGGGCATGCCGCTGTGCGCCGCTTGCATGAGCTTCCACTGTTCTATCTGGGAGTCGATAAGCCTGCCGCACGTCCTATTCGTCTACTACGTTCCAAAAAGCTCACTGAACTGATTCGGTGGGCAAATCAGACTTTCTCCTGGGTAGTCATCGATGGTCCGCCGGTGGTTGGCGTATCAGACGTGGAAGAAATCCTACCCAAAGTAGATCTCGCGCTGATGGTTGTGCGCGAGCGCGGAACACCGCGTGCGATGTTGGAACGCGCGGCGGAACGAATGGGCGAACGCCTGAACTTTGTGATTTACAACGATGCACTGCTTTCAGATTCATACGGACAAAAGTAA